In Kitasatospora gansuensis, a genomic segment contains:
- a CDS encoding nucleoside/nucleotide kinase family protein — MHEEARAARTTDPAPTTDPTALVELAARLLNGRTVHKGRSLLGLTGPPGAGKSTLARHLVTELNRTEGPGTAAYLPLDGFHLANAQLDRLDLRSRKGAPASFDSLGYLALLRRVTVERFNDIYAPGFDRRLDEPVAGRHVIQPHTRLVITEGNYLANDEPPWSSVRALLHELWYIQAEDAVRDERLMRRHVAGGRTREAARDWITSNDDPNGEYVKLGLTACTRVVCAGDLRQVPGGGSVL, encoded by the coding sequence ATGCACGAGGAAGCCCGAGCGGCTCGCACCACTGACCCGGCCCCCACCACCGACCCCACCGCACTCGTCGAACTGGCGGCCCGGCTGCTGAACGGACGCACCGTCCACAAGGGCCGCTCACTCCTCGGCCTGACCGGCCCGCCCGGCGCGGGCAAGTCCACCCTGGCCCGGCACCTGGTCACCGAGCTCAACCGCACCGAGGGCCCCGGCACCGCCGCGTACCTCCCGCTCGACGGCTTCCACCTCGCCAACGCCCAGCTCGACCGCCTGGACCTGCGCAGCCGAAAGGGCGCACCCGCCAGCTTCGACTCGCTCGGCTACCTCGCCCTGCTGCGCCGGGTCACGGTGGAACGCTTCAACGACATCTACGCCCCCGGCTTCGACCGCCGCCTGGACGAGCCGGTGGCCGGCCGCCACGTGATCCAGCCGCACACCCGCCTGGTCATCACCGAAGGCAACTACCTCGCCAATGACGAGCCCCCGTGGAGCTCGGTCCGCGCCCTGCTGCACGAGCTCTGGTACATCCAGGCCGAGGACGCCGTACGGGACGAACGCCTGATGCGACGTCACGTGGCCGGCGGCCGGACCCGGGAAGCGGCCCGGGACTGGATCACCAGCAACGACGACCCGAACGGCGAGTACGTGAAGCTGGGCCTGACCGCCTGCACCAGGGTGGTGTGCGCCGGTGATTTGCGGCAGGTCCCTGGCGGGGGTAGTGTTCTCTAG
- a CDS encoding SigE family RNA polymerase sigma factor, which translates to MGGDRGHEAESDFRAFYEGAYGQLVAHLYALTGDLGDAQDAAQEAFVRAWSHWGRLSAYENPVAWVRLTGQRIAISRWRRARTALRSWVRHGEGSPLPGPGPESVALVEALRRLPEAQRSALVLHHMGGRAVAEIAAEEGVPVGTVKARLHRGRQALAELLGEEDGEGGLRMPLRQPEVPSGPKSASAPKPGQPPRPRSEPEQQRGAAEAGPAPAVPEQRSGRERNLKRTLSARG; encoded by the coding sequence ATGGGCGGTGACCGAGGGCACGAGGCGGAGAGCGACTTCCGGGCGTTCTACGAAGGTGCGTACGGTCAGTTGGTTGCTCACCTCTACGCCCTGACCGGGGATCTTGGCGATGCCCAGGACGCCGCGCAGGAGGCGTTCGTGAGGGCCTGGAGCCACTGGGGCCGGCTCAGCGCGTACGAGAACCCGGTGGCCTGGGTGCGGTTGACCGGTCAGCGGATCGCGATCAGCCGGTGGCGGCGGGCCAGGACGGCTTTGCGGAGCTGGGTGCGGCACGGCGAGGGGAGTCCGCTGCCGGGGCCCGGGCCGGAGTCGGTGGCGTTGGTGGAGGCGTTGCGGCGGTTGCCGGAGGCGCAGCGGTCGGCCCTGGTGCTGCATCACATGGGTGGCCGGGCGGTGGCCGAGATCGCGGCCGAGGAGGGCGTCCCGGTCGGGACGGTGAAGGCGCGGCTGCACCGTGGGCGGCAGGCGTTGGCCGAGTTGCTGGGGGAGGAGGACGGTGAGGGTGGTCTGCGAATGCCGCTCCGTCAGCCGGAGGTGCCGTCGGGCCCGAAGTCCGCGTCGGCCCCGAAGCCCGGGCAGCCGCCGCGGCCGCGCTCGGAACCAGAACAGCAGCGGGGTGCGGCCGAAGCCGGACCCGCTCCTGCGGTACCGGAGCAACGCAGCGGCCGGGAGCGTAACTTGAAGAGGACGCTGAGCGCTCGTGGCTGA
- a CDS encoding S66 peptidase family protein, producing MPQQNPPTPPTPSTALRRARRLVPGDRVALVATSGAIDLDQLTAGTAILRSWGLDVVPGEHLTDRHLGYLAGTDADRAADFQRAWLDPTIAAVICARGGYGVQRMVDLLDWDALRTAPPKALVGFSDITVLHETVAQRLGVPTLYGPMGTGATFIADPPTAEHLRRTLFTPDTTLVVGTPGAGPLFPGTAHGVTAGGCAHLLAAERGTATARPSFAGTILLLEDISEHPYQLDRIVTQLIRSGALDGVAGIALGSWEGCEPLDQVRAVLADRLAPLGVPVAWELGFGHCPSTLTVPLGLPATLDADAGTLTFDVPVLTTELAE from the coding sequence ATGCCTCAGCAGAACCCGCCGACCCCGCCGACCCCGTCGACCGCGTTGCGCCGCGCCCGCCGACTCGTGCCGGGCGACCGGGTCGCCCTGGTCGCCACCAGCGGCGCCATCGACCTGGACCAACTCACCGCGGGCACGGCGATCCTGCGTTCCTGGGGACTGGACGTCGTCCCCGGCGAACACCTGACGGACCGCCACCTCGGCTACCTGGCCGGCACCGACGCCGACCGCGCCGCCGACTTCCAGCGCGCCTGGCTCGACCCCACCATCGCCGCCGTCATCTGCGCCCGCGGCGGCTACGGCGTCCAGCGGATGGTCGACCTGCTCGACTGGGACGCGCTGCGCACCGCCCCGCCGAAGGCACTGGTCGGCTTCAGCGACATCACCGTGCTGCACGAGACCGTCGCCCAACGCCTCGGCGTCCCCACCCTGTACGGCCCGATGGGCACCGGAGCCACCTTCATCGCCGACCCGCCCACCGCCGAACACCTGCGCCGCACCCTCTTCACCCCGGACACCACCCTGGTCGTCGGCACCCCCGGCGCCGGACCGCTCTTCCCCGGCACCGCCCACGGCGTCACCGCGGGCGGCTGCGCCCACCTGCTCGCGGCCGAACGCGGCACCGCCACCGCCCGCCCCTCCTTCGCCGGCACCATCCTGCTGCTGGAGGACATCAGCGAGCACCCCTACCAACTCGACCGCATCGTCACCCAGCTGATCCGCTCCGGCGCCCTGGACGGCGTCGCCGGGATCGCACTCGGTTCCTGGGAAGGCTGCGAACCCCTCGACCAGGTGCGGGCGGTGCTCGCCGACCGGCTCGCCCCGCTCGGCGTCCCGGTCGCCTGGGAGCTCGGCTTCGGACACTGCCCCTCCACCCTCACGGTGCCGCTCGGCCTGCCCGCCACCCTGGACGCCGACGCCGGGACGCTCACCTTCGACGTACCGGTTCTCACGACCGAACTCGCTGAGTAG